ATGTTGGTGCGCTCACCAATGTTCACGAACAGGGACTCGTCGGTGATGTTGAGCGGTTCCAGACCCGACAGGCGAGTGGCCACCTCGATGTCCGGCAGCTCGCGCGGAGTCTTGCCCTCGACGACCTTCGCGATCTCGGCGATGTGCGGCGGCGCCGTTCCGCAGCAACCGCCGACCAGGTTGACCAGGCCGGCATCGGCGAACTCGGCGATATAGGAGGCCTGGCGCTCCGGGGACTCGTCGTACTCACCGAAGGCGTTGGGCAGGCCGGCATTCGGATAGCAGGACACGTAGGTGTCGGCGATGCGGGCCACCTCGGCGATATAGGGCCTCATCTCGGGCGCGCCCAGCGCGCAGTTGAGACCCACCGCGAGCGGCTTCGCGTGCCTGATCGCGTTCCAGAATGCTTCGGTGACCTGACCGGACAACGTCCGCCCGGACGCGTCGGTGATGGTGCCCGAGATGATCACCGGCCAGCGGCGTCCGCGGTCCTCGAACAACGTCTCGACGGCGAACACGGCGGCCTTCGCGTTCAGCGAGTCGAAAATCGTCTCGATGATGATGATGTCGGCGCCACCGTCGACCAGGCCGTTGGCGGCTTCGAGGTAGGCGGCGACCAGTTGGTCGTAGGAGACGTTGCGGGCCCCGGGGTCGTTGACGTCCGGCGAGATCGACGCTGTCCGCGTCGTCGGACCGAGGGCACCGGCCACGTAGCGCGGCTTCTCCGGAGTGCTGAACTCGTCGGCGGCCTTGCGGGCCAGCGCGGCGCCGGCGTAGTTCAGCTCATAGGCCAGCTCCTGCATTTCGTAGTCGGCGAGTGAGACAGCGTTCGCGTTGAAGGTGTTGGTCTCCAGGATGTCGGCGCCAGCCTCGAGGTACTCGCGGTGGATTCCCTCGATGATGTGCGGCTGCGTCAGGCTGAGCAGGTCGTTGTTGCCCACCAGGTCGCTCGGCCAGTCCTTGAACCGCTCGCCGCGGTAACCGGCCTCGTCGGGCCGGTCCCGCTGGATCGCGGTGCCCATCGCGCCGTCGATCACCATGATCCGCTGGCTCAGCGCGGCCGTCAGTTCATCGGTGCAGTCGGGGCGGATGTTCGGCACGAAGGTGTCGGTGTCAGAGGCGCTCACATACGTTCCTTCCATAGCGGAAGGCGTCCTTAACTCTGCCGAGCGTGGCGGCCACCGGGTTGAACCGGACAACCGTTGCAACGCCTCTCGACCAGAAAAGTCTACGTCGTCACCCGACGTCTGGACGCCCAGATCGACTCGACCCGCTCGCCGAACGCGGCGTCCTCGGGCGCCAGCCAGCGAATCTTGTCGGCAATCTCGTAGTTACCACGGTAAACGAGATTTCAACCGAACCTATTTCACGTCCTTGGAGCACGTGGCGACATTGCCGCCACGGTCGCCCGGTGGGCGAAAGCACGACCGCTGCGGCCATGTCGACGATGTGACGGTTCCGGCACGGCCACGCCCGCATTGGTGCCGCTTCATCACGCCGTAGGCTTACTGGGTGACTTTGCCGGATCGCGGGCCGGGTGACGACGACATGCCCCAACTGCAGAACACCGTCGTGGTGGCGGCTTTCGAGGGCTGGAACGACGCCGGCGACGCGGCCAGTGACGCGGTGACCCACCTGGCGGCGATCTGGGATGCGCTGCCGATTGTCGAGATCGACGACGAGGCCTATTACGACTACCAGGTCAATCGCCCGGTGATCCGCCAGGTCGACGGCGTGACCCGCGAGCTGGAGTGGCCGGCGATGCGGATCTCGCACTGCCGACCGCCGGACAGCGACCGCGACGTGGTGTTGATGCACGGGGTCGAGCCGAACATGCGCTGGCGCACCTTCTGCGACGAGCTGCTGGCCGTCATCGACAAGCTCAACGTCGACACCGTCGTCATTCTCGGGGCGCTGCTGGCCGACACGCCGCACACCCGGCCGGTGCCGGTCTCGGGCGCGGCCTACTCGTCCGACTCGGCGCGCCTGTTCGGGCTGGAAGAGACGCGGTACGAGGGGCCGACGGGCATTGCCGGGGTGTTCCAGTACGCGTGTGTGGCCGCCGGAATTCCGGCGGTGACGTTCTGGGCCGCGGTGCCGCACTACGTCTCGCACCCGCCCAACCCGAAGGCGACGGTGGCGCTGTTGCGGCGGGTCGAGGAAGTGCTCGATGTTGAGGTGCCCCTCGGCGACCTGCCGGCCCAGGCCGAGGCGTGGGAGCAGGAGATCACAGAGATGGCCGCCGACGACGAGGAGCTGGCCGAGTACGTGCAGTCTCTGGAGCAGCACGGCGACGCCGCGGTGGACGTCAACGAGGCGCTGGGCAAGATCGACGGCGACGCGCTGGCCGCTGAGTTCGAGCGGTACCTGCGGCGCCGCCGGCCGGGCTTCGGGCTTTAAGCCTGGGCGCGGCCTCTAGCCCTTGGCGGCCTTGGCCTGCCGGACCCCGCGGGCGAGCGCCCGCGTTTTGCCAACAACACGCCGTGGTGGGCGACATTGTGCGGGCGCTCACTCAGGGGCCCCGAGTGAGCGCCCGCGTTTTGCCAACGACACGCCGTTGTGGCGGCATTTTGCGGTCGCTCGCTCAGGGCCCCGAGTGAACGCCCGCGTTTTGCCAACGACACGCCGTTGTGGGCGGCATTTTGCGGGCGCTCGCGGCGGGGCCCCCCGAGTGAGCGCCCGCATTTTGCCAACGACACGCCGTCGCGGGCGGCATTTTGCGGTCGCTCGCGGCGGGGGTCGAGCAGTCGGCGGCGCTCGGAGCGGTCGGCGGCTCGGAGCGGTCGGCGGCGCTCGGAGCGGTCGGCGGCGCTCGCCGGCCGCTGATATGTAGGGCCCTTTGTCAAGGGGGCAGGGTGAAGCGGCGGCCACAACCGTCGTCATGGCCGCCGCTTCGTTAGCCAGGTGAGCGCTGAGGTATCGAGCGTGTCGTATCGACGCGTGTCAGTCTGATATGCGCGGGTTGGTTACCGCAGGACGGAACTTTCGAGTCGGAGTTTGGCCAGCGTGTCTAACGTCGAGCGTGATCTGTGGTGTGACAACAAGACTGCTCATAGTGGCGGCGCGGGTAACTCCAAGACGCTTGCCGACATCGTCGTTGCTCATCTGGGCAATATGGGGGTGGTCAGTCCGGAAGGACCGCCATAGACCAGCACCAGCCGGCCAGTTCACGGGCGACAGCGACGTTGGCGATCACCGAGCCTTTCTTACGTTCGTCGAACCTCAGCCAGCGGTCGTGTAAGCGCCGATTAGCGGCTTGGCCACGAGCCACAGCCGCGGCTGGCGCCAACTCCCATCGACGACGCAGAGTTTCGCTGAGCCGATACGGGGTGCGGTGATGCCAGGCCGCCTCTACCAGCAGTCGCCGAGCATGGCCGTTGCCGGTCTTGGTTACCCCACCTTGGGCACGTGTTGCTCCCGAGGAATACTCCGAGGGCACCAGCCCCAGATACGCCCCGATGCTGCGGCCGGTCAGACGATTCCAGTCACCAATCTCGACAGCCAACCCGAATCCGGTCAACGTTGCGATCCCGCGGATACAACCCAGCCGACGTGCGACCGCGGTGAACTCACTGTCGCTCGCCATCGCCGCGATCGCCTCGTCAAGACGGTTACGACGGTCCACGCAGGACAGCATCGCCTCGAACGCGGTGTCATAGCTCAGCTGCAGCGCCGGGTTGTCGAACCGCTGGGCACGCAACCACCGCTCATGCTCGCGGATCCAGGTCTTTCCGCCGGAATAGACAATGCCCTGGCGCAGCAAGAGTTTCGACAACCGGTGCCGTGCAGTCATCAGATCCCCGCGGCAGTCCTCGCGGGCCCGCACCAGATCACGCGCCGCTTCCTGCTCCACACTAGGAATCGTCACTTCGGTGATCTGACCCAGATGCAGCAACCGAGCCAGATGCGCCGCATCACAGGCATCGGTCTTGACCCGATCGCCAGCCGGGCGGATCAACTTCGATGGCGCGGCCACCACACAGGCGATGCCCGCCGCATCCACCGCCCGAGCCAACCCGAATCCCGTCGGGCCCGCCTCATACGTCACCGCAACAGGACCCGGCAGATCACCCAACCACGCGAGGATCTCACCGCGATCTAGGGTCAACCTGCGCTCGAAAACCTCACCGGTATCACCGTCCAAAGCACACGCCACCACCGATCGCGCGTGCACATCCAGACCAACACTCGTACGCTGAACCTTCACTGGGGCCTCCCACATCTGTGGCTCTACCGCCAGGACCCATTTCCTGTCGGCAACCCACGTTCACATGTGAGTGGGGCCCCAGCCCCCATACCGTCTAACCCGGGGATGCCTCGCGGTCTGCGTCGGACTCCGAGCCGGTACGCAACATGGCGACCACCGGCGACGGCGGGCCCACCATCGCCGCGGTGATGCGCCGGTTGACCGATCGAAGCCATGCCAGCCGCAACATGGTGCGGCGTTTCCACAACTCGAAGGGCGACGACGGCAGGAATCGGTTGGCCGCGTCGCGGCCCGCCCGCTGCTTCTCCTCCACCTCCGGTCGCCATAGCTGCTCATAGAAGTCCAGCGCCCGCTCTATCGACGAGGTCCGGCGCAGCTGCTCGGCAAGGACGTACGCGGCACCGACGGCCAGGGAGGCGCCCTGGCCCGCCAACAGCGACACCGCCGAGCAGGCGTCACCGATCAGCACCACCCGGTTCTTGTGCCAGCGCGGCATGACGACCTGGGCAACCTCGTCGTAGTAGATCTCCGGTGTGGGTGGGCAGAGTTGCAGCGCCTCGGGCACCAGCCAGCCCATGTCCGCGTAGGCGGCACGTATCGCCGCCCGGGTGTCCTCCGGGAGTTGCCGATCCGGCGCGCGGTGCACGGCGAAGACGGCAACCTTCCCGTCGCGCAAACCGTAGAAGCCGATCTGGCGGTCGATGGTGTCGGTCAGGGCGACGTCGTCGCCGGCCGCCTCGCGGATGGCCGGAGCGTGGAAAATGAAGGCGGCGGTGTGGAATCCGAGGTAGCGGAGGTACTGCGCTTCGTCGCCGAACACCAGGGCGCGCACGGTCGAGTGGATTCCATCGGCGCCGACCAGCAAATCGGCCTGCAGCGTTTCCCCGCCGTCCAGCGTGACCGTGACACCGTCGCCGTGGTCATCGACACCGGTGACCGCGGCTCCGTATCGCAGTTCGACGTTGTCGGGCAGGTTGTCGCGCAGCACCTTTTCCAGGTCGGGGCGCAGCACGCTGACCAGGCGGCCGCGCAGAGCCCGGTCGATCTTGACGTAGGACAAGGTGGCGCGGCGGCGGCCCTGCTCGTCGACCAGGCGGGCTTCGTCGAAGTTGTAACCGGCGTCGCGGATGGCCGGCAACACGCCGATCGCCTCGGCCGCGTCATAGCCGGCGCCGAAGAAGTCGATCAGGTAGCCATGGGCGCGGGGACCGGAGGCCCGTTCGAGCAGCACCACCTCGGCGCCGAGCGAGGACATGCGCTCCGCGGTGGCCAACCCGGCGATGCCCGCGCCGCAAACGACGACTTTCACGCCGGCGGCTACTTCTCCAGCTCTTGGGTGTATGCGCTGGTGGAGCGGCCGAGCGCGAGAACCTGGGCGTCCATCTTCGGCATGATCTCGGCCGCCGTCTTGAGGATCGCGGACTCCCCGATGCGGGTCGAGAGCACCGGCTTGAGCCAGCGCATCGCCGCCACCCAATTCGGGCAGTACACCCGGGTCTTGCGGCCCTCGATCCCCTTGACGAACGCCGCGGCGCACTTGTTGACCGAGGTGGTCCTGTTCAGTGGCGGCGGCAGCTTGGACAACAACTCGTCGAATGCCGGCAGATCGCCCTTGGTGTCGCGCACCAGCGCGGTGTCGATCCAGGACATGTGCGCAGACCCGACGCTGACGCCCAGATGCGCCACCTCCAGCCGCAGCGCGTGGGCCAGATGTTCGACGCCGGCCTTGGACATGTCGTAGGGCACCATCCCCGGCGCGGCCGCGTAGGCCGCCAGCGACGACACGATCAGCACGTAGCCGCGACGGTCGATGACCGAGGGCAGCGTCGCGCGCACGGTGTAGAAGACACCCATCAGGTTGACGTCGATCACCCGCTTGACCGCCTCGGGATCGACGGTGAGCACGGAGCCGTAGCTGGCGATGCCGGCGTTGGCGACCACCACGTCGATGCCGCCGAATTTCTGCACGGCCTGCTCGGCCGCTGCCTGCATGGCCTTGAGGTCGCGCACGTCGGCGACCGCGGTCAGCACCCGGCCGTCTCCGCCGAGTTCGGCCGCGATCGATTTGAGCTCGGCTTCACCCAGGTCGGTCAAGACGAGCTTGGCGCCCTTGTTATGCAGCCTGCGGGCGACCTCGGCGCCGATACCGCGCCCGGCGCCGGTGATGAAAACGACCTTGTCCTGCACCGATGTCATGGCGCAAAAGGTACCACCGCAGGCTTACAGGCCCACTCCCAGCAGTGCGTCAACCGCGGTGGCCACCAAGGCGGGCGCCGCCTGGTCGTGACCACCGTATTCCAACGCGTCTATCGACCAACCGTCCAGTGCCGCAATCGCTTTCGGCGTATCGAGGTCGTCGGCCAGATAGCGGCGGACCCGGGCCAGGACGTCCGCGGCATCGGGCGCGGCAGGCAGCGAGGTCGCGCTACGCCAGCGGTGTAGGCGGGTGTGCGCCTCGTCGAGCACCTGCCGGCTCCAGGAGCGGTCGGCGCGGTAGTGCCCGGCGAGCAGGCCCAGCCGCACCGCCGACGGGTCGACGCCCTCGGCGCGCAGCTGCGATACCAGCACCAGGTTGCCCCGGCTCTTGGACATCTTGTGCCCGTCCCAGCCGATCATCCCGGCGTGCACGTAGTGCCGGGCGAATCTGCGTTCGCCACTGACACATTCGGCGTGCGCGGCGGTGAACTCGTGATGCGGGAAGATCAGGTCGCTGCCGCCGCCCTGGATGTCGAGTTCGCTGCCGATCCGGCTGAGCGCGATGGCGGCGCATTCGACGTGCCAGCCGGGGCGGCCCGGTCCGAAAGGGGACGGCCAACTGGGCTCGCCGGGCCGGTTGACGCGCCACAGCAGCGCGTCGAGCCCGTCGGTCTTGCCGGGCCGGTGTGGATCACCGCCACGCTGTTCGAACAGGTCCAGCATGGTTTCGCGGTCGTAGCCGGATTCGTAGCCGAACTGCAGGGTGGCGTCGGCCCGGTAATAGACGTCCTGGTATTCGCCGTCGACGACGTACGCCGCCCCGGAGGCGACCATCTTCTCGACGAGCTCGACCACTTCCGGGATCGCCTCGGTGGCCCCGACGTACTCCTGCGGCGGCAGCACCCGCAGGGCCGTCATGTCCTCACGGAACAGCGCGACTTCCCGGTCGGCCAGCTCGCGCCAGTCGACTCCGTCGCGGTCGGCGCGCTCGAACAGCGGGTCGTCGACGTCGGTGACGTTCTGCACGTAGTGCACCTGATGGCCGAGGTCCAGCCACACGCGGTGGATGAGGTCGAAGGTCAGGTAGGTGGCGGCGTGGCCGAGATGCGTGGCGTCATAGGGCGTGATGCCGCAGACGTACATGGTGGCCTTGTCACCGGGGGTGACGGGACGGATCTGCCGGTCAGCGGTGTCGTACAGCCGCAATTCGGGGCCGCGTCCGGGCAACGCCGGGACCGGCGGAGAAGACCACGACCGCATGCGTCGACTTTAGGCCCGGTGACGATGCGCCCCGCGCAGCGGGGCGCAGTGGGGGTCCCCCCAGCCGCGAAGCGGCGAGGGGGCGAGCCGGGCAATCGATTTAGGCCCGGTGACGATGCGCCCCGCGCAGCGGGGCGTGCGCCCACTGCTTCGACTGTGCGGGTACCGCGGCCGCTGAGCCGAATGCGCACGTGGGCGCACACCCGATGTGCCCGGTCACCACCAGGACTGGCGGATGGCGTCCAGCAGGATCGGCGCCAGCTCGGCGCGGCACATCACGAAGTCGGGCAGGTACGGGTCGAGCTGGTTGTACATCATCGGCGACCCGTCCAGGCGCGACACGTGCATTCCGGCGGCTTGGATGACCCCGGCCGGCGCGGCCGAGTCCCATTCCCACTGACCGCCGGCGTGCAGGTAGGCATCGGCGACGCCGTCGATGATCGCCATGGCTTTCGCGCCCGCCGAGCCGATGCGCACCAGCTCGATGTCCAGGATCTGCCGGATCCGGTAGAGGATCGCCGGGGGCCGGGTGGCGCTGACCGCGATCCTGATGACGCCGGGGGTGCCGGCGGGCACGGCCTGATCCACCAAGTCCGTGACGGTGTCGCTGCGGTAGACGATGTTGCCGCGGGCCGGCAGTGACACCGCCGCGTCGGTGATCTGGGGTGCGCCGTTGGCAGCACCCGCCGTCGAACCCCCAACAGGACGCTGCCACAGCGCGATGTGCACCGCCCAGTCGTCACGCCCGCGGGTGGAGAATTCGCGGGTGCCGTCCAGCGGGTCGACGATCCACACCCGGTCGGACTTGAGCCGGACCAGATCGTCGTGAGCCTCCTCGCTGAGCACCGCGTCGCCGGGCCGCTCGGCCCGCAGTCGGCGCAGGATCAGCGCATTCGCCAGACGGTCGCCGGCGTCGCCCAATTCCCACGGGTAGTCGAAGCCGACCTCGTCGCGCACCTCGAGCAGCAACTCCCCCGCCTCGGCGGCGAGATCGGCGGCCAGCGCGGCATCGGTCAGGTCACGCGCGGCCGGGTTCACCGCCCCAGTATCGCCGACGGCCGACACCGGCTCAGAACGCCGGCCAGGGAATGGGGCGATGGCGGTTGGGTCCGGGCATCACCGGGTCGTCGAGCAACGCCTCGGTGCGGCGTCTGAGCGCCGCGATTTCCGCGCGGGTGATCAGGTCCCTGAGCTCGGCGGCCAGCGGGCCGCGCAAGGCACCGGCCAGATCAGCCACCGGCTCCATGGTGGAGTCGTCGATCGGCTTGCCGGCCCACCCCCACAGCACGGTGCGCAGTTTGTCCTGGACGTGCAGGCTGACCCCGTGATCGACCCCGTAGACGTTGCCGTCCAGGCCGTAGAGGATGTGGCCACCCTTGCGGTCGGCGTTGTTGACGAGGATGTCGAACACCGCCATCCGGCGCAGCCGGCTGTCGTCGGCGTGCATCAGGACGACCTCGTCACCGGCGTAGTCGTAGGCGCGCAGGACCGGCAGATAGCCGGGTTGGGGCTTTCCGGTGGGGAACAGATCGACCAGGTCGGGGCCCGGCCGCGGGTCGGAGTCGGCGGCGTCACCCGGTTGCTGCACCCACAGCTGCAGCATGCCCGGGCCCGCCGGTCCATCGCGAATGATGGTGTGCGGCACAATATTCCAGCCCAGCTGCCGCGACACCAGATACGCCGCGAGTTCCCGGCCGGCCAGCGTACCGTCGGGGAAGTCCCACAACGGCTGCTCACCGGAGACGGGTTTGTAGACACAGTGGACGCTCTGTGAGCCCAGCGCTGCCTCGCACAAGAAGGTGGCGTTGCTCGCCGAACGGATTCGGCCCAGGACAGTCAGCTCGCCGTCGCGCAGCGCCTCGTGCTGGTCATTCCTCGGCGTCATCGCTGGACCCGAAGAGCGCCTCGCGCCGGTAGCCGTTGGTGCGTGCGCAGATGTGGCCCTCGGGGTCCAGCGGTTCCTCGCATAACGGGCACGGCGGGCGGCCGGCCGAGATGACACGGGAGGACCGGGTGGCGAACTGCCGCGCCGACTCCGGGGTCAGGAATACGCGCACCGCGTCGGGCCCCTCGTCGGTGTCGTCGAGCACCACCGAGGCGTCGAACTCCGCGTCGGTGACCGCCAGCAGTTCCACGACCACGGTCTGGGCCTCGGAATCCCAACCGAGCCCCATTGTCCCGACCCGGAATTCGGCGTCGACGGGCATGACCAGCGGGCTGAGGTCGTCCACCTCGGTGGGCTCGGGCGGTACCGGGGTGCCGAATCGGCGGTTCACTTCCAGCAGCAGCGCGCCGATACGTTCGGCGAGGACCGCGACCTGCTGCTTCTCCAGAACCACCGAGACGACTCGGGCGTCGTGCACCGCCTGGATGTAGAACGTGCGGTTTCCGGGCTGCCCGACGGTCCCGGCCACGAAGCGGTCGGGTGTACGGAATACGTGGATTGCGCGGGCCATGGCAATTCCAAAATACCGTGCAGGCGCCCCCGGCGTACTACTCGTACTCCGTTGACCGCGCGGCGAAGGTGCGCAGTTGTACAGAAGCTTCGGCGTGTCGGCGTGCCGGAGTGCACGTTCGCGGCGAAGGCCTTAGTCGGTCGACCCGCCGACCACCGCGTCGCCGGAGGGCTGCTCCTTGGCTTCGGGTGCGGGCGTGGGTACGGCACGCAGGCCGGCCGACAGCCGCGATCCGGTGTGGTTGACGTGCAGCACAAATGGCCGCAGCGGGGTGTAGCGGATCACACTGACCGATGCTGGGTCGGCGTTGACTCGCTGGAAGCTGTCCAGGTGCATGCCGTAGGCATCGGCGATCAGTGACTTGATCACGTCGCCGTGGGTGCAGGCCACCCACAGCGCGTCGCCGCCGTGCTGCTCGCTCAGCCGGCGATCGTGCTCGCGAATGGCCGCGACCGCGCGCGCCTGCACCTGCGCCAGGCCTTCACCGCCGGGAAACACCGCGGCGCTGGGGTGCGCCTGCACCACCCGCCAGAGGGGCTCGTTGACGAGCTCGCTGAGCTTGCGGCCGGTCCACTCGCCGTAGTCGACCTCGGCGAGCTGTTCTTCGACCACCGGCTCGAGGCACAGCGCCTGCGCCAGCGGCTCGACGGTCCGGCGGCACCGCAGCAGCGGGGAGGTCACCACGGCCCGGATCGGCAGGTCACCGATCCGGTCGATCAGGCCGGTGGCCTGCTCGCGGCCCTTGTCGTCGAGGTCGACACCCTCCGACCGGCCGGCCAGCACGCCCGCGGTGTTGGACGTGGACCGGCCGTGACGCAGCAGCAGGACGGTCATGTGGCGGCGACCGTCCCCGTCGCCAGCAGGACGAGCACCACGCTGCCGACGATCACCCGGTAACCGACGAACCAGAACATGTTGTGGCGCACCAGAAAACGCAGGAACCACGACACCGCGGCCAGCCCGATGACGAACGCGATCAAAACGGAGACCAGCAGTTGCGGGCCGGTGGCGCTCATCCCTTCGGTGACCGGCTTGAACGCGTCTGGCAGCGAGAAAAACCCCGAGGCGAACACCGCGGGGATGGCCAGCAGGAAGCCGAAGCGGGCGGCCAGCTCGCGGTCCAGCCCGAGAAACAGCCCCGCGCTGATCGTCGAGCCCGAGCGCGACACCCCGGGCACCAGGGCCAGGCACTGGGCGCTGCCGACGACGACGGCGTCGCGCCAGTTCAACTGCTCGATGTCGCGGTTGCGGCGACCGACGTACTCGGCCAGCGCGATCACCGCCGAGAACGCCACCATCGCGGTGGCCACCACCCACAGGTTGCGCACCTCGGAACGGATGACCTCTTTGAACAGCAGCCCGAGCACGCAGATCGGGATGGTGCCGATGATGACGTACCAGCCGAGCCGGTAGTCGGCGTCGCGTTGGGACTTGACGAACAACCCGTTGAACCAGGCGCGCAGGATGCGCACGATGTCGCGAGCGAAGTAGACCAGAACTGCGGCCTCGGTGCCCAATTGGCTCACCGCGGTGAAGGACGCGCCGGCGTCGCCGCTGAAGAAAATCCGCGACACGATGTTCAGATGGCCGGAGGAGGAAACCGGCAGAAACTCGGTCAGACCCTGCACCACGGACAACACGATGACTTGCCCCCAGGACATCGGCGCTACCGCAGACACGACGACGACCGTACCTGGTGCGCCCGAACGGCGGCCGGGCCGCGTTCGCGCTAGCGCGAGACGGGCACCGCGCGGGCCACCGAGTCGCGCACGGCAGCGGTTAAGCTGCGCTCGTCGGTGAGGTCGATGTCGCGAATGCTGCGGACGGCGCGCGCGACGACATCTTCCGCCTGCGGAACCGGAGCCACCAGACGCGGCCGGTAAATTTCTACGACGAGTGAGCGGTGTTCGATGTGAAAGGAAAAAGTGCGCCCATCTCCGACTTGTCCATAACCGCTGGCGAAAATGCCAGGAGTCATGTCCTCAACAGCAAACTCCTGGTCTGCGGTATGCCGGTCAGCGGTGACGGTCATGCGGTGAGAATACCTCCGCTGCACCGGTTTACACGTCGAACATGGCGATATTGAGCGCGATAACGGTCCTTAGAATTTGGTATGCGCTCGCTAGACTTGGGAGATATGGATTGCTGACGAGGCGGAGAAATCGCTTGTATCAGCGGATTGTTGTATTTGTGAGTTTGCTCACTCTGGCTGGGCTCGGTTCGGGGTGTTCATCGAATCCCCTCGACTCCGGGCCACCGACCATCGAACCCGCGCAACCGGCCGTTTCTCCGCCTGCCCAGAACCCTGCCGGCGTGGTGCGGCCCCTGGAGGGTCACCCGCAGAGCGCGTTGTTCGACGCCGGCTCCCGACAACTGGTGGTGCTGTCTCCCGGCGTCAATGCCGCGGCACCGGCCAGCATCGCTGTGCTCGGCGCGCAGGGTGCTGCGCGCGCGATCACCCTGCCGGGGCCCGCCACCGCCGTGACCGGCGACGGGCAGGGCACGGTCTATCTGGCGGCACGTGACGGTTACCTCACGGTGAACCTGGCTACCGGCCAGAGCGTCCGGACGACGGTCGCGGGCGGTCAGGAGTTCACCGCCATCGCCCGCCGCGCCGACGGCAGACTCATGCTGGGCAGCGCGGACGGTGCGGTGTATGCGCTCGCCCCCGACGGCACGGTGGCCAACCGCAACAAGATCTTTGCGCGCGTGGATGCCCTTGCCGCCCAAGGGAACACGACGGTGGTACTGGATCGCGGCCAGACTTCGGTGACCACTATCGGCGCCGACGGCCGCGCCGCGCAGTCGCTGCGGGCCGGCGAAGGTGCCACCACGCTGGCCGCCGATCCGCAGGGCAGGGTGCTGGTCGCCGATACGCGCGGGGGCCAGCTGCTGGTGTACGGGGTCGACCCGCTGATCCTGCGCCAGGCCTTCCCGGTGCGGCAGTCCCCGTACGGCCTGACCGGGTCCGGCGCACTGGCGTGGGTGTCCCAGACGGCATCCAACACCGTCATTGGTTACGATCTGAGCACCGGAATACCCGTGGAAAAGGTGCGTTACCCAACCGTGCAGCAACCGAACTCGCTGGCCTTCGACGAGGCCTCAGACACCTTGTACGTGGTGTCGGGGTCGGGCGCGGGGGTGCAGATCATCGAGCATGCCGGGGGCAAGCCGTGAGCCCGGGACCCGCGCCGCGGTGGAGCCGGCTGCCGGCCGGCTGGGAAGCCGACATGTCCGACGAGTACGAGTGGGCGCCCTTGCGGCTGCCGCCGGATGTAACGCGGCTCAGCGCGTCCACCCGGCTGTCCATCGAGGCCGAGTACCGCGGCTGGGAGCTGACCAGAGTGCGGCTTTACACCGATGGCAGTAGACGAGTCTTGTTGCGCCGCAAAAAGACTCGCCTGGATAACCGGTTGCCTGAACAGTCGGAATCGTGACCTCGATGTACGGGCTGCTGCGCGGCCTGTTGTTCACGGTGCCGGCCGAGCGCGTCCACACTGCGGTGTTCGCGGGATTGCGCGGCGTCACGGCGCCGGGT
This genomic stretch from Mycobacterium paragordonae harbors:
- a CDS encoding PAC2 family protein, which gives rise to MPQLQNTVVVAAFEGWNDAGDAASDAVTHLAAIWDALPIVEIDDEAYYDYQVNRPVIRQVDGVTRELEWPAMRISHCRPPDSDRDVVLMHGVEPNMRWRTFCDELLAVIDKLNVDTVVILGALLADTPHTRPVPVSGAAYSSDSARLFGLEETRYEGPTGIAGVFQYACVAAGIPAVTFWAAVPHYVSHPPNPKATVALLRRVEEVLDVEVPLGDLPAQAEAWEQEITEMAADDEELAEYVQSLEQHGDAAVDVNEALGKIDGDALAAEFERYLRRRRPGFGL
- a CDS encoding IS110 family transposase — translated: MKVQRTSVGLDVHARSVVACALDGDTGEVFERRLTLDRGEILAWLGDLPGPVAVTYEAGPTGFGLARAVDAAGIACVVAAPSKLIRPAGDRVKTDACDAAHLARLLHLGQITEVTIPSVEQEAARDLVRAREDCRGDLMTARHRLSKLLLRQGIVYSGGKTWIREHERWLRAQRFDNPALQLSYDTAFEAMLSCVDRRNRLDEAIAAMASDSEFTAVARRLGCIRGIATLTGFGLAVEIGDWNRLTGRSIGAYLGLVPSEYSSGATRAQGGVTKTGNGHARRLLVEAAWHHRTPYRLSETLRRRWELAPAAAVARGQAANRRLHDRWLRFDERKKGSVIANVAVARELAGWCWSMAVLPD
- a CDS encoding FAD-dependent monooxygenase; its protein translation is MKVVVCGAGIAGLATAERMSSLGAEVVLLERASGPRAHGYLIDFFGAGYDAAEAIGVLPAIRDAGYNFDEARLVDEQGRRRATLSYVKIDRALRGRLVSVLRPDLEKVLRDNLPDNVELRYGAAVTGVDDHGDGVTVTLDGGETLQADLLVGADGIHSTVRALVFGDEAQYLRYLGFHTAAFIFHAPAIREAAGDDVALTDTIDRQIGFYGLRDGKVAVFAVHRAPDRQLPEDTRAAIRAAYADMGWLVPEALQLCPPTPEIYYDEVAQVVMPRWHKNRVVLIGDACSAVSLLAGQGASLAVGAAYVLAEQLRRTSSIERALDFYEQLWRPEVEEKQRAGRDAANRFLPSSPFELWKRRTMLRLAWLRSVNRRITAAMVGPPSPVVAMLRTGSESDADREASPG
- a CDS encoding SDR family oxidoreductase, coding for MTSVQDKVVFITGAGRGIGAEVARRLHNKGAKLVLTDLGEAELKSIAAELGGDGRVLTAVADVRDLKAMQAAAEQAVQKFGGIDVVVANAGIASYGSVLTVDPEAVKRVIDVNLMGVFYTVRATLPSVIDRRGYVLIVSSLAAYAAAPGMVPYDMSKAGVEHLAHALRLEVAHLGVSVGSAHMSWIDTALVRDTKGDLPAFDELLSKLPPPLNRTTSVNKCAAAFVKGIEGRKTRVYCPNWVAAMRWLKPVLSTRIGESAILKTAAEIMPKMDAQVLALGRSTSAYTQELEK
- the mshC gene encoding cysteine--1-D-myo-inosityl 2-amino-2-deoxy-alpha-D-glucopyranoside ligase, which translates into the protein MRSWSSPPVPALPGRGPELRLYDTADRQIRPVTPGDKATMYVCGITPYDATHLGHAATYLTFDLIHRVWLDLGHQVHYVQNVTDVDDPLFERADRDGVDWRELADREVALFREDMTALRVLPPQEYVGATEAIPEVVELVEKMVASGAAYVVDGEYQDVYYRADATLQFGYESGYDRETMLDLFEQRGGDPHRPGKTDGLDALLWRVNRPGEPSWPSPFGPGRPGWHVECAAIALSRIGSELDIQGGGSDLIFPHHEFTAAHAECVSGERRFARHYVHAGMIGWDGHKMSKSRGNLVLVSQLRAEGVDPSAVRLGLLAGHYRADRSWSRQVLDEAHTRLHRWRSATSLPAAPDAADVLARVRRYLADDLDTPKAIAALDGWSIDALEYGGHDQAAPALVATAVDALLGVGL
- a CDS encoding 3'(2'),5'-bisphosphate nucleotidase CysQ, which encodes MNPAARDLTDAALAADLAAEAGELLLEVRDEVGFDYPWELGDAGDRLANALILRRLRAERPGDAVLSEEAHDDLVRLKSDRVWIVDPLDGTREFSTRGRDDWAVHIALWQRPVGGSTAGAANGAPQITDAAVSLPARGNIVYRSDTVTDLVDQAVPAGTPGVIRIAVSATRPPAILYRIRQILDIELVRIGSAGAKAMAIIDGVADAYLHAGGQWEWDSAAPAGVIQAAGMHVSRLDGSPMMYNQLDPYLPDFVMCRAELAPILLDAIRQSWW